A single region of the Gammaproteobacteria bacterium genome encodes:
- the rpoA gene encoding DNA-directed RNA polymerase subunit alpha, with protein MAAKVEELLRPRFVDVQASGPKNAKVVLEPLERGFGHTLGNALRRILLSSIPGCAVVEASIEGVLHEYTTIEGVQEDVIDILLNLKGLAIRMHGKDEASLSLRKQGPGVVTAGDITTGHDVEIVNSDHVIAHLTKGAELAMTLKIARGRGYQPASVQRSDEERALGSLLLDASFSPVRRVAYTVESARVEQRTDLDKLVIELETDGTVDPEDVIRRAANILQGQLSVFVDLKGDEQSVQARGESELDPVLLRPVDDLELTVRSANCLKAENIHYIGDLIQRTEVELLKTPNLGKKSLTEIKDVLGSHGLSLGMRLENWPPPSLRAEKEKKSTAA; from the coding sequence ATGGCAGCCAAGGTTGAAGAACTGCTGCGGCCCCGATTCGTCGACGTTCAGGCATCGGGCCCGAAGAACGCCAAGGTCGTGCTCGAGCCGCTGGAACGCGGCTTCGGACACACCCTGGGCAACGCGTTGCGACGCATACTGCTGTCGTCCATTCCCGGTTGCGCCGTGGTGGAAGCCAGCATCGAGGGCGTGTTGCACGAATACACAACGATCGAGGGCGTGCAGGAAGACGTCATCGATATCCTGCTCAATCTTAAAGGGCTGGCCATCCGCATGCACGGCAAGGATGAAGCCAGCCTCAGCTTGCGCAAGCAGGGGCCCGGTGTGGTTACGGCGGGCGATATCACGACCGGACACGATGTCGAGATTGTCAATTCCGACCATGTGATCGCGCACCTGACCAAGGGTGCCGAACTCGCCATGACGTTGAAGATTGCGCGCGGCCGCGGTTATCAGCCGGCCTCCGTACAGCGTTCGGACGAAGAACGCGCGCTGGGCAGTCTGTTGCTCGACGCGAGTTTCAGCCCGGTGCGGCGCGTGGCGTATACCGTCGAGAGCGCCAGGGTCGAGCAGCGTACCGATCTGGACAAGCTCGTGATCGAACTCGAAACTGATGGCACGGTTGATCCCGAGGACGTCATTCGGCGGGCCGCGAACATTCTGCAGGGGCAGTTATCCGTGTTCGTCGATCTCAAAGGTGACGAACAGAGCGTACAGGCACGCGGCGAATCGGAGCTGGATCCAGTTCTGCTGCGTCCGGTGGACGATCTGGAACTCACCGTGCGCTCCGCAAATTGTCTCAAGGCCGAGAACATTCATTACATCGGCGACCTGATTCAGCGCACCGAAGTCGAGCTTTTGAAAACGCCGAATCTGGGGAAGAAATCGCTGACCGAGATCAAGGACGTGCTGGGTTCGCACGGGTTGTCGCTCGGCATGCGGCTGGAAAACTGGCCACCGCCCAGCTTGCGTGCCGAGAAAGAGAAAAAGTCC